The genomic DNA GCGTGCATGAGTGCAAAGTAACAAAATAATTTTGATATGACGGTGTCCTACAAATCAGATTTTACACCTCGTTACAATACCCTATGCTTGATTATCAATCATTTATAAAATTGATACTACACAAAACATCCCGAATATTTATGAAAATATTTTTGCCAGTTAAACTTGGGTGAAATGGAATCAGCTCATCAACCGTAACCGCTCTCAACGACTGTAAAACCGAAATACACTTTCTCTTTCATCGTAATATTTCAGCCTTGACAAAACTTTTAAGAAGAAAATCACGCAAGAACGCTCATTTTCACTCGCAAATGTGTACCTTTGCAAGTGAAAATGAGCGTTCTTTGGCTATTCAAAACAATGTGCCTCAAAGCACTCCGCTCATTTCCAAATCGTTACCTATTCATCTATCCTAAAACGGTAACACTCTATTATCCAATGAGATAGTTCAGAGCCGAAAAATTCAATTGGGCGTCTTTTCAAAGCCAAAAGAGCATCAACTACTTTTAATCTTCTGAATTTTCTTTACATTGTTAGAATGCAAAGTAAGAAGAACAGATAAGGACAAGAATAATATGTCATACTTTATTTGTTATTGTTGAATTATTTGAATAAAATTAGTTACCTTTGCGCTATAAGCAAGTTTAGTGTTTAACAAACACATATAAATCTTTTTATCTTACGGTGGGTTCTATGAATTACCACCGAAAGCAAATAGCCTCTTCAAGTCCTTGAAACAATTTATATCACTTATTGATTATGAAAATAAAAATCAAACTATTACTATTGATGTTGTTCTGCTTTACAGTTGGAATAATAAAAGCTGATCATCAGCCGCAATTTTCTACTGCTGGATTCTACGAGTTACCTAATTCGGGCAGAACGGTCTATTCTATGAACCCTGCATGGAGGTTTTACAAAGGAAGTATTACTGGTGCAGAAGCAATTAATTTTGATGATAGCAAATGGAAAGTTGTTTCATTTCCTCACGGATTAGAGTATCTACCAGCGGAAGCCAGTGGAAGCATCAACTATCAAGGTGAGGCATGGTATCGTAAGCATTTCATCCCAAATAATAATTTGAAAGGACAAAAATTGTTTTTGCATTTTGAGGCTATCATGGGCAAAAGCAAAATCTATGTCAATGGAAAACTTTTAGCAGAACATTTCGGGGGTTATTTACCCATAGTAATAGATGTAACAGAGGCTATTCAGTGGAATAAAGAGAATGTTATCGCAGTATGGGCAGACAACAGCAATGACCCAACTTATCCTCTAGGAAAGCCACAGGAAATGCTTGATTTTTGTTATTTTGGTGGTATCTATCGTGACTGCTGGCTCATTGCTCATCACAACGTCTATATCACAGACCCGAATTATGAACAAGAAAAGGCAGGTGGCGGATTATTTGTAGCTTACGATAAAGTTTCAGAGGCTTCAGCTAACATTCTGTTACAAACCCAAGTCCGCAATGATAGTCGTCAGAAATTCCAAGGTTTCATAGAATATGAATTACAACGCCCCGATGGACAACGAGCTGCATTAATAAATACTAAATTACAAATACTCTCAGGTAAAGCCCTAACAACGAAAAACGAAGTAACACTTAAAAAGCCATGGCTGTGGAGTCCTGAACAACCCAATCTCTACAATCTCATAGTCCGTATTCGCAACAATAAAGGACAAGTGGTGGATGGCTACCGCCGCCGCATCGGCATACGTAGTATTGAATTCAAGGGCAAGGATGGTTTTTGGCTTAATGGTAAACCCTATAATGCGCCGCTTATTGGTGCAAACCGCCATCAGGACTATGCCATTATTGGCAATGCTGTATCAAATGGCTTGCACTGGCGAGATGCTAAAAGCTACGCGATGCAGGACTGAAGGTTATCCGCAATGCCCATTGCCCACAAGACCCAGCCTTTATGGATGCCTGTGATGAATTGGGACTATTCGTTATCGTGAACACACCCGGCTGGCAATTCTGGAACGATAATCCTATCTTTGCCGAGAGAGTTTACAATGACATTCGACAGTTGGTTCGTCGTGACCGTAATCATCCTTGCGTTTGGCTTTGGGAACCCATTCTAAACGAGACTTGGTATCCTGCCGACTTTGCAAAAAGGACTTTAAATATTGTCAGTGAAGAATACCCTTACTCCTATTGCTATTCAGGCTGTGATAGCGAGGCTCGCGGACATGAGATATACCCTGTCCAATTCTGTCATCCATCAAATACTGACAAAGAAGAAGCAAAAACAAATCTTGATCCAAAAGTGACATACTTTACACGTGAGTGGGGTGATAACGTTGATGATTGGAATTCTCATAATTCCCCAAGTCGTGTAGCTCGCAACTGGGGGGAACATGCAATGCTTGTACAAGCACAGCATTATGCTGCTCCCAACTATCCTTATACCAGCTACGATGCGCTCTATCGTACGTCCAAACAACATATAGGAGGCTGTCTATGGCACTCGTTCGACCATCAGCGTGGTTATCATCCGGACCCCTTCTATGGAGGATTAATGGATGCCTTCCGCCAACCAAAGTATTCTTACTATATGTTCAAAGCGCAACGCAGTGCAGCTGTTGAAGATAGATTGTTTGAAACAGGACCGATGGTTTATATAGCGCATGAGATGACACCATTCTCACCTAAAGATGTCACCGTCTATTCTAACTGTGACGAAGTGAGACTCACCTATAATAAAGGTGGAAAAACATGGACTTACGTTCGTCCAAATGACAAAAAGGGTATGCCTTCACCTATTATTACTTTTAAGGATGTCTATGATTTCATGACAGATAAAAACATGTCAAGAAAGAATCAGCAGTCAGATGTTTTCTTACGTGCAGAAGGACTTATTAATGGAAAGGTTGTTGCAACAGATGAGGTTTATCCTGCACGCCGACCCGAGAAACTACTCCTATGGCTTGATCATGAAAATCAAGACATAAAGGCTAATGGCTCTGACGTGGCTACTGTCATTGCTGCTGTTGCTGACAAAAACGGAAATATCAAGCGTCTAAACAATTATAATATCTATTTCCAAATAGAAGGAGAAGGACGTATCATTGGTGATGAAAGTATCGGTGCAAATCCTGCTTCAGTAAAATGGGGTACGGCACCTGTACTCATCCAATCAACAACAAAGTCTGGAAAGATACGTATCATTGCAAGCATTTGGTGGAAAGGCTCACAAATGCCTACCAGTGCAGTACTGGACCTTGAAAGTAAACCTGCAGAACACCCTATGATTTACATGAAAAGTGAAGCTGCACTCATACCAAACCAGACTAATGAACACAGCAACAACGGCAAAAACACCATCGACTTAGAGGCAGAGCTTCGTACTAAAAAAGAAAACGATAAAAAGCTTAAAGAAGTAGAACAACAGCAAACTGACTTTGGAGAAAGAAACTAATCCAATAATAAAAAGGTTTCATCTGATGGATTATTAGATTATTCATCTAAAGCAGAGGGTGTGTCAAGCTGATACATCCTCTTTTTAATTAACAGAACCCACCTTAACTTAATTTCCTGTCACTCCTGTCATTTGTAGTAGACACATAACTTGTTATATCACAGCAAGATATATGAAATGTTAAAAATGACAGCAAACTGAAACAAAAATATTCTCAATTCACAATTCATAATTCATAATTCATAATTCATAATTGTGATTACCATTATTTACTGTGGTTTATCGCAACAAGCACCTCGTTAACTCGTCTACAAAAACTTGTCAACTAAAAACAGGGTATCTCGGTAATCACGGAGGGTGGGTCAAAATGCAAATTAATAACTTGACAACTTTCAAACTATAAGTGTTTTTTCTTAAAGCAAAGAAAAGACCATTTCTTTACTCAAAATCGAGTACAGAAATGGTCTTTTTTAATGAATTGTTTCAAACTGTAAGGTTATCAAAATGGCATTTTCATTTTGACACACCCTCTAAGGAGGGGCTGATTATTATCCGAAGTTATCATACATAATTGCATCCTGGTCAACACCGATGCTGTCAAGATAATCAGTAACGGTCTTGATGAGCATTGGAGGTCCACAGAGGTAGTACTCACAATCCTCTGGTGCCTCGTGATCCTTTAGATACTCATCACGGATGCAGTTTACTGCAAAACCAGTGTAATACTTCACGCCAGCCTCATCAGCCTTAGGGTCTTGACGGTCGAGAGAGAGGTGGAAGTGGAAGTTAGGATATTCCTTCTCCAACTCCCAGAAATCCTCAAGGAAGAACGCCTCACTGAGTGAACGGGCACCATAGAAGAAGTGCATTTCACGGTCGCGAGTGTGGAGGGTCTTCGTCATGTGCATAATCTGTGCACGCAAAGGAGCCATACCAGCACCACCACCAATCCAAATCATCTCCTTACCAGAAGTGAAGTTTGGATGGAAGTCACCATAAGGTCCACTCATCATCACCTTATCGCCCTCTTTGAGAGAGAAGATATAAGTAGAACCTATACCAGTTGGTACGTTCTGGAAACCAACCTGCGGACGTGGCAAGAATGGAGGTGTTGCAATACGAACAGTCAGTGTGATGATATCACCCTCAGCTGGATAGTTCGCCATAGAGTAAGCACGAACAGTTGGCTCTGGGTTCTTTCCCTTCAAAGAAAGAAGGTTAAACTGCTTCCAAGGTCCGAGGTATTCCTCGCCAATATCGTTCTTATCGAAATCCTTGTCATAGTCGATGCAGTCGTAAGCTGGAATAGAAATCTGTGCATAAGAACCCGGAACGAAGTCCATGTGCTCACCCGGAGGTAAGGCAACCTTGAACTCTTTGATAAAGCTTGATACGTTCTTGTTAGAGATAACAGTACACTCCCACTCCTTAACGCCCATAACAGACTCAGGAACCTTGAGTGACATATCACCCTTTACCTTACACTGACATCCCAAACGCCAATGGTCTTTGACATCCTTACGGCTGAAGTGAGGACGCTCAGAGTCGAGAATCTCACCGCCACCTTCTACTACCTGCAGCTTACACTGGCCACAGCTGCCCTTACCACCACAAGCAGAAGGGAGGAACACCCCGTTCTCGTTCAGTGTAGACAATACTGAGCTACCCTGATCAACGGTCATCTCCTTGTCACCGTTAATTGTTATCTTTACCTTTCCGCTTGGGCTGAGATACTTCTTAGACACAAGCAGGAGAATCACCAACACAAGGATGGTGATAAGGAATACCACAATACTTATTGTTATGAATTGTCCCATTGTTTACTTAGATTTTAAGACCTGAGAAGCACATCATTGCCATTGCCATCAGTCCTACTGTAATAAATGTGATGCCAAGACCCTGCAAAGGCTTTGGTACATCAGAATATTCCATCTTCTCACGAATAGCACCCATTGCCACGATAGCCAATGTCCAGCCAAGACCAGAACCTGTACCATAGACAAGTGCATCCCATACACTACCGATATACTGTGTGCTTGCTGGGTCAAGACCAATACGCTGCTGCATAAAGAGTGATGCACCCATGATTGCACAGTTAACGGCAATCAGTGGAAGGAAGATACCCAACGCACCGTAAAGTGAAGGTGAAAACTTCTCAACTGCCATCTCCACAATCTGTACGATACCAGCAATGACAGCAATAAAGAGGATAAAACTAAGATAGGTAAGGTCTACTCCCTCTGCCAGACAGTCAGGTCCGAGAACCTTTGTCAGCAAGAGATAGTTGACTGGTGTAGTAACAAGTAACACGAATGTTACAGCCACACCAAGTCCCAATGACGTCTTCACGCTCTTTGAAACAGCAAGGTATGAACACATACCGAGGAAGAACGCAAATATCATATTGTCCACAAAGATGGACCGGAAGAATAAACTAATAAGATGTTCCATAATTACTTCTTGTCTTCTTTATAGAAATATGCACGATGAATCCAAATAACACAACCAAGGAGGATGAGTGCCATTGCTGGCATTGACATCATTCCGTTATCCATATAACCAGCATCATAGAAGCTCTGTGGGATAATCTTAAAGCCAAGCAATGAGCCACGACCGAAGAATTCACGAACAGCACCTACGATAACAAGAATCAGCGCATAACCGAGTCCGTTACCAATACCATCAAGGAAACTTGGCCAAGGCTTGTTGGTCATAGCGAAAGCCTCAAGACGTCCCATAAGGATACAATTGGTAATAATCAGTCCGACATAGACAGAAAGCTCTACACTCACATCGTAAGCTACGGCCTTAAGCACCTGACTAACAACAGTTACCAAAGCTGCCACAACGACCAACTGCACGATAATACGAATACGGTTAGGAATGGTGTTGCGGATAAGTGAGATAATAACATTAGAGAATGCCGTAATAATAGTAACGGCAAGTCCCATAACAATCGCCGGCTTCAGCTGTGAAGTTACGGCAAGGGCAGAACAGATACCAAGGACCTGAACCAAAATTGGGTTGTCCAGGTTCAGTGGATTACTGAACACCTCTCTATTTTGTTTTGAGAATAAATCCATATTCTTATTGTTCTAAAAGATTAGAATGTTATTTGCTGTTCAGAAATTTAACGTAAGGTTGAAGTCCACCCTTCTTTGTCTGAAGCATCTCTGTCACACCATTACTGGTAAGCGTAGCACCTGTTACGGCATCTACCTGCGTAGATGGGTCTTTGATCTTCTTTTCAACAGCAAGTGCTATATTCTGAGTATCGTTTCCACTAAAGAGATGCTTACCCTTGAACAAATCCTGCCATGCCTTGTTGTCTTTGATTTCAGCACCGAGACCAGCTGTCTCACTCTCGTGGTTGAAGTAAGCACCGAAGACCGTTCGCTTATCACCATTGATAGCGATGAAACCGTTGATAGGACCCCAAAGACCGTTACCATAAACAGGGATAACATACTTATCCTGACCATCTACCTTGCAACGGAACAATGCGAGTTTGCCTTCCTTGGCATCCTTACTATTCAACTTAAAGCCAGCATCAACACCACCTTGCTTTCCAGCCTCAACAACCTTACCGTCAGCATTGATGATATCATCTGCCACGATAATCTTCTTCCAAAGTTTAAGTGCCTCCTCATTGCTCATATCACGATTCTGATTGAGCGCAAAGAGAATCTGCTTCTGCTGATCAAGCTGTACATTAGCATCCTGCATTGGCTTCAATGCTTTGAACACGAATGCAAGCAAAAAGGCTACTATCAGCACGAGGATGGCAGAATAGATAATTGTATAAGAATTACTATTTGTTTTCATTTCTTCGTCCTCCTTATTTATTTAGCACGCTTTGCGCGCTTGCTGATGTTTGACTGAACTACACAGTAGTCAATGAGTGGAGCAAACATATTACCAAAGAGGATGGCGAGCATCATACCCTCTGGATAACCTGGGTTCATCACACGGATAATAATTGCCATCGCACCAATAAAGAAACCATATACCCACTTACCTGTCTCTGTACGTGCTGATGTCACTGGGTCGGTTGCCATGAAGACTGCACCGAAGCAGAAACCACCTAAGACGAGGTGTTCATACCACTGAATTGGTGTTGCACCCGTTGAATGGAAGATAAGTCCCATCACGGTACCACCGAGGAATACGCTCAACATTGTCTTCCAGCTGGCGATGTTCGTCCAAAGAAGGATAACAGCACCGATAGCGATAGCGATAACTGATGTCTCACCAACAGAGCCTGGGATAAGACCAACTATCATATCGCATACAGAAGTATTCACTGTTGTTCCCTGCGCTATCTCGCCCAATGGGGTTGCCATTGTGAAACCGTCAGGCAGGTTATAGCCAAGACCGCAGATTGAATTATGTGCTACCCAGATGCTATCACCTGTCATCTTACTTGGATAAGAGAAGAAGAGGAAGGCACGTGCAGCCAAAGCAACGTTAAAGAGGTTCATACCTGTTCCACCGAAGATTTCCTTCGTAAAGATTACCGCAAAGGCTACTGCAAGCACGAGTATCCAAAGTGGTGTGGTCACAGGGATAATCAATGGAATCAGAATACCTGATACAAGGTAACCTTCCTGTATCTCCTCACCCTTCATCTGTGCCCAAGCAAACTCAATGCCTAAGCCGACAATGTAGGACACGAGGATATTTGGCAACAGCGCAAGCAGACCATAAAGGAACATACCCCAGCAAGTAGCATCAGCCAACTTGCCAGCTGCTAAGGCATTCTGATAACCGATATTATACATACCGAAGAGCATAGCAGGTACTACTGCCAGTACGACTATACTCATAATTCGCTTCGAATCAATTGCGTCGTGGATAGAAGTTCCGCTCTTTGATGTCTCATTAGGAACATAAAGGAACGTCTCGAAACCATCGTAGACACTCTTGAAAGCGTGAAGCTTTCCGCCCTTTTCAAAGTTCGGGCGTATCTTATCGAGATAATTTCTTAAACTCATATTACTTTTATTATAGGGTTCTTAAAGTCCAAAGTTTCTGTTTCCAGAATGGTTACAAAGGCTTTGTAATGTTATTACAAGCCCTTTGTACAACTATTACAAAGCGTTTGTAATACGTCGAAAAGGCATTGGCAACATTCTTGCAGGTCCATAACCGATTGTTGACTGACTGCTGATGACATTCTGAGAAACTTTATTTGAAACCATAGTTAAAGTTATTGTGGGCTCATAAGACCCCTATGCATTCTCTTTTCTTAGGATATCCAAGCCCTCACGAACTATCTTCTGCAAAGGCAACTTGGAACTGTCAACGAACTCAGCGAGCGCAAAGTCCTCTGGACTTACCTCGTAGATACCCAACTGCTCTTGGCTATCAATATTGCCTGAGAGAATTGACTTGATAAGGTACTCGCTATAGATATCCATTGGTAACACTTTGTCGTACTCGCCACTCATAATCATGTGACGTTCGCCACCCTTGAGACGTGCATCGAGGTTGTACGTCTTCTTGCCCTGCAACCAGCTGAAATAGCTGTGAGAGGTTGAGAAGTCATTGAGACGAGGGAGCATCCAACCAAAGATTTCGTGCAC from Prevotella melaninogenica includes the following:
- the nqrF gene encoding NADH:ubiquinone reductase (Na(+)-transporting) subunit F encodes the protein MGQFITISIVVFLITILVLVILLLVSKKYLSPSGKVKITINGDKEMTVDQGSSVLSTLNENGVFLPSACGGKGSCGQCKLQVVEGGGEILDSERPHFSRKDVKDHWRLGCQCKVKGDMSLKVPESVMGVKEWECTVISNKNVSSFIKEFKVALPPGEHMDFVPGSYAQISIPAYDCIDYDKDFDKNDIGEEYLGPWKQFNLLSLKGKNPEPTVRAYSMANYPAEGDIITLTVRIATPPFLPRPQVGFQNVPTGIGSTYIFSLKEGDKVMMSGPYGDFHPNFTSGKEMIWIGGGAGMAPLRAQIMHMTKTLHTRDREMHFFYGARSLSEAFFLEDFWELEKEYPNFHFHLSLDRQDPKADEAGVKYYTGFAVNCIRDEYLKDHEAPEDCEYYLCGPPMLIKTVTDYLDSIGVDQDAIMYDNFG
- the nqrE gene encoding NADH:ubiquinone reductase (Na(+)-transporting) subunit E encodes the protein MEHLISLFFRSIFVDNMIFAFFLGMCSYLAVSKSVKTSLGLGVAVTFVLLVTTPVNYLLLTKVLGPDCLAEGVDLTYLSFILFIAVIAGIVQIVEMAVEKFSPSLYGALGIFLPLIAVNCAIMGASLFMQQRIGLDPASTQYIGSVWDALVYGTGSGLGWTLAIVAMGAIREKMEYSDVPKPLQGLGITFITVGLMAMAMMCFSGLKI
- a CDS encoding NADH:ubiquinone reductase (Na(+)-transporting) subunit D translates to MDLFSKQNREVFSNPLNLDNPILVQVLGICSALAVTSQLKPAIVMGLAVTIITAFSNVIISLIRNTIPNRIRIIVQLVVVAALVTVVSQVLKAVAYDVSVELSVYVGLIITNCILMGRLEAFAMTNKPWPSFLDGIGNGLGYALILVIVGAVREFFGRGSLLGFKIIPQSFYDAGYMDNGMMSMPAMALILLGCVIWIHRAYFYKEDKK
- the nqrC gene encoding NADH:ubiquinone reductase (Na(+)-transporting) subunit C, with the translated sequence MKTNSNSYTIIYSAILVLIVAFLLAFVFKALKPMQDANVQLDQQKQILFALNQNRDMSNEEALKLWKKIIVADDIINADGKVVEAGKQGGVDAGFKLNSKDAKEGKLALFRCKVDGQDKYVIPVYGNGLWGPINGFIAINGDKRTVFGAYFNHESETAGLGAEIKDNKAWQDLFKGKHLFSGNDTQNIALAVEKKIKDPSTQVDAVTGATLTSNGVTEMLQTKKGGLQPYVKFLNSK
- a CDS encoding NADH:ubiquinone reductase (Na(+)-transporting) subunit B, which codes for MSLRNYLDKIRPNFEKGGKLHAFKSVYDGFETFLYVPNETSKSGTSIHDAIDSKRIMSIVVLAVVPAMLFGMYNIGYQNALAAGKLADATCWGMFLYGLLALLPNILVSYIVGLGIEFAWAQMKGEEIQEGYLVSGILIPLIIPVTTPLWILVLAVAFAVIFTKEIFGGTGMNLFNVALAARAFLFFSYPSKMTGDSIWVAHNSICGLGYNLPDGFTMATPLGEIAQGTTVNTSVCDMIVGLIPGSVGETSVIAIAIGAVILLWTNIASWKTMLSVFLGGTVMGLIFHSTGATPIQWYEHLVLGGFCFGAVFMATDPVTSARTETGKWVYGFFIGAMAIIIRVMNPGYPEGMMLAILFGNMFAPLIDYCVVQSNISKRAKRAK